From one Bacillus sp. FJAT-42376 genomic stretch:
- the flhA gene encoding flagellar biosynthesis protein FlhA, which yields MSTRDLSVLFSVVLVVAMLIIPFPTWLLSLLIICNISLALLVLLTSMNMREPLEFSIFPSLLLLLTLFRLGLNVSTTRSILSTGQGGKVVETFGTFVVGGNVLVGFVVFIILVIIQFVVITKGSERVSEVAARFTLDAMPGKQMSIDADLNAGMISEQEARVRREKVGNEADFYGAMDGASKFVKGDAIAGIIIVIINLIFGMIVGVVQQGMAFADAASHFTMLSVGDGIVSQIPALLISTATGIVVTRAASEGNLGGDISKQLFAYPQMMYVAAGSMLLLGLFTPIGLLVTAPIAAALGIGAYVMQQSQKRLREVPEAELDMQPDPEEMKSPESIVQLLSMDPIEFEFGYGLIPLADSTQGGDLLDRIVMIRRQLAIELGIVIPVVRIRDNIQLQPNEYRLKIKGNEAARGDLLLEHYLAMAPGTDDDSIEGIDTIEPSFGLPAKWISESMKDQAELYGYTVVDPPSVVSTHITETIKKHASELLGRQETKQLIDHLKEAYPILVEEVTPSPLSIGDIQKVLSNLLKENVSIRNLPIIFETLADYGKMTSDSEILTEYVRQSLAKQITQQFSGDGQVLKVVTFSGRVEKLVADGVQQTEHGNYLSLDPSVSQLIIESVAKEVEMLSLQGHSPVLLCSPAVRMFVKQLLERYFPSVPVLSYNELESNVEVQSVGVVNVA from the coding sequence ATGTCTACAAGAGATTTATCTGTACTATTTAGCGTTGTGCTCGTTGTCGCCATGCTGATTATTCCATTTCCTACATGGCTTTTGAGCCTTCTCATTATATGCAATATCTCACTTGCACTCCTTGTGCTTCTTACTTCAATGAATATGAGAGAACCGCTTGAATTTTCTATTTTTCCTTCTTTGCTTTTGCTCTTAACCTTGTTTAGACTCGGTTTGAATGTTTCTACAACAAGATCCATTCTTTCAACCGGACAAGGCGGAAAGGTAGTGGAAACGTTCGGAACCTTTGTTGTCGGCGGAAACGTTCTGGTTGGATTCGTAGTCTTCATTATTCTCGTTATTATTCAATTTGTCGTTATAACAAAAGGTTCTGAGCGAGTTTCTGAAGTCGCAGCCCGTTTTACACTGGATGCGATGCCGGGGAAGCAAATGTCCATTGATGCCGACTTGAATGCGGGAATGATTTCTGAACAGGAAGCCCGTGTGCGAAGGGAAAAGGTAGGGAACGAAGCAGACTTTTACGGAGCAATGGATGGAGCCAGTAAGTTTGTAAAAGGGGACGCCATTGCAGGCATTATCATCGTCATTATAAATTTAATCTTTGGGATGATCGTCGGAGTAGTTCAGCAGGGAATGGCCTTTGCAGATGCCGCAAGTCACTTTACGATGCTCTCAGTCGGGGATGGAATTGTCAGCCAAATCCCCGCTCTTCTCATCTCTACAGCCACAGGGATCGTTGTTACAAGAGCAGCATCAGAAGGAAATCTGGGAGGAGATATAAGCAAACAGCTCTTTGCCTATCCGCAAATGATGTATGTAGCGGCAGGATCCATGCTCTTGCTTGGACTGTTCACTCCTATCGGCCTTCTGGTTACAGCTCCGATCGCAGCAGCGCTCGGAATAGGAGCATATGTCATGCAGCAAAGTCAGAAGAGATTAAGAGAGGTTCCGGAAGCAGAACTTGACATGCAGCCGGATCCGGAAGAAATGAAAAGCCCGGAGAGCATTGTACAGCTGCTGAGTATGGACCCTATCGAATTTGAATTCGGATATGGTCTGATCCCTCTTGCTGACAGTACCCAGGGAGGGGATTTGCTTGACAGGATTGTGATGATCAGGAGACAGCTCGCCATTGAGCTTGGCATTGTCATTCCTGTTGTGAGAATAAGAGACAATATTCAGCTTCAGCCGAATGAATACCGTCTGAAAATAAAAGGAAATGAAGCGGCGAGAGGCGATCTTCTTCTCGAACATTATTTGGCTATGGCGCCTGGAACGGATGATGATTCAATCGAAGGCATTGATACGATTGAACCTTCCTTCGGCCTCCCGGCTAAATGGATATCTGAATCAATGAAGGACCAGGCGGAATTATATGGATACACTGTTGTTGATCCGCCGTCGGTTGTTTCTACCCATATAACTGAAACGATTAAGAAACATGCGTCAGAGCTTCTGGGCAGGCAGGAGACCAAACAGCTGATTGATCATTTAAAAGAAGCATATCCGATTTTAGTAGAGGAAGTCACCCCTTCGCCTCTCTCAATTGGAGACATTCAAAAGGTGCTGTCTAATCTATTAAAAGAGAATGTTTCGATCCGCAATCTGCCGATCATTTTTGAAACGCTGGCGGATTATGGAAAAATGACTTCGGACAGCGAAATTCTGACTGAATACGTAAGGCAATCTCTTGCTAAACAGATTACACAGCAATTTTCAGGCGATGGACAGGTTCTCAAAGTCGTCACGTTCTCTGGCAGGGTGGAGAAGCTTGTTGCAGATGGTGTACAGCAAACAGAACACGGAAACTATTTATCCCTTGATCCTTCCGTTTCTCAATTGATTATCGAATCGGTTGCAAAAGAAGTGGAAATGCTGTCACTTCAAGGGCATTCACCGGTTCTCCTTTGCTCTCCGGCTGTAAGAATGTTTGTGAAGCAGCTTCTGGAACGGTATTTTCCGTCCGTCCCTGTGCTTTCTTATAACGAACTTGAATCAAATGTAGAAGTCCAGAGCGTAGGAGTGGTGAATGTCGCATGA
- the flhF gene encoding flagellar biosynthesis protein FlhF produces MKVKKYTAGTIQEAMKRVKEDLGHDAVILNSKAVETGGFFGFFTKKQVEVLAASDPDLAEPVKEERNTIAVDPSENFAVKRELEELKMEYRKLAAGSSGFKLPDPIEKLRNVLNEQEVGSPIAEDTVRQLLEFWYQAAENQNDEACRKEAERILVQSIKHLPYHRMEDRKSFIAVAGPTGVGKTTTIVKLAADCLVNENKSIAFITADTYRISAIEQLRTYAKILNAPIEVCYSREDFENAKKKFSHIDHVFIDTAGRNYKNNQYIEDLTNFLGSDEDIDLFLTLSASTKKKDIHTLIGHFESLQYKQLIVTKIDETDTFGGIYEAARLFEKGIAFFSTGQNVPDDMIPASRETLVQMILGGKE; encoded by the coding sequence ATGAAGGTGAAAAAATATACGGCCGGTACAATCCAGGAAGCCATGAAGCGGGTGAAAGAAGATTTAGGCCATGATGCTGTCATTTTAAATTCCAAAGCAGTGGAAACAGGCGGATTCTTTGGATTTTTCACTAAAAAACAGGTGGAAGTGCTCGCGGCTTCAGACCCTGATTTAGCTGAACCGGTTAAAGAAGAAAGAAATACAATCGCTGTAGACCCATCAGAAAATTTTGCCGTAAAAAGAGAGCTTGAAGAGCTCAAAATGGAATATCGAAAACTTGCAGCGGGCAGCTCTGGATTTAAGCTCCCGGACCCAATTGAAAAATTAAGGAATGTACTGAATGAGCAGGAAGTTGGCTCTCCCATAGCTGAGGACACGGTGAGGCAGCTGCTTGAATTTTGGTATCAGGCTGCTGAAAATCAAAATGACGAGGCTTGCAGAAAAGAAGCAGAAAGAATTTTGGTTCAGTCAATAAAACATTTGCCGTATCACCGCATGGAGGACAGAAAATCATTTATTGCTGTTGCAGGACCTACAGGGGTGGGAAAAACAACAACCATTGTGAAATTGGCCGCTGACTGTCTGGTGAATGAGAATAAATCAATTGCTTTTATTACAGCTGATACTTATAGAATCTCTGCTATCGAGCAGCTGAGGACTTATGCAAAAATACTGAATGCTCCAATTGAAGTTTGTTACAGCCGGGAGGATTTCGAAAACGCGAAGAAGAAATTTTCGCATATCGATCATGTGTTTATTGATACGGCCGGCAGGAATTATAAAAATAATCAATATATTGAGGATCTAACAAATTTTCTTGGATCTGACGAAGATATCGATCTTTTTTTAACGCTTTCTGCAAGTACTAAGAAAAAAGATATTCATACTCTAATTGGCCATTTTGAGTCTTTACAATATAAACAGCTGATTGTAACGAAGATTGATGAAACAGATACGTTCGGGGGGATATATGAAGCGGCCAGATTATTTGAAAAAGGAATTGCTTTCTTTTCGACTGGCCAAAATGTCCCCGATGATATGATCCCTGCTTCTAGAGAAACTCTGGTCCAGATGATTTTAGGTGGGAAAGAATGA